A region from the Hypericibacter adhaerens genome encodes:
- a CDS encoding transglycosylase domain-containing protein, translating into MAGRGRKKDSGQKAKRKGGGSWRERHGLLLGFAKWGLVGAVWSFFLGLCFVGWLAYDLPDVSRLNEIDHKPSVTLLASDGTILASFGDLYGKPVTLKELPGYLPQAVIATEDRRFYSHFGLDLRGLARAVYVNLRSGAWVQGGSTITQQLAKNVFLTPARTLRRKGQEVLLALWLEHNFTKDQILELYLNRVYFGAGTYGVDAAARRYFGKPASQVTRYEAALLAGLLKAPSRYSPFNDRDLAQARAKLVLSNMVAADYLTQDEADAVVAEGFGHNTPARSGPLGQYFADWVLDQLPSFVGYSDRDLVVTTTLDPVLQRQAEGKLSEILTKDGPPQDASEAALVSMTPEGAVKAMVGGLDYGSTQFNRATQAQRQPGSAFKPFLFLTAFENGFDPDSHFTDAPVSIGNWKPDNYNDRYYGDVTLREAFARSLNSVAAQLIQRVGPKRVAATAERLGISSKLMATPSLALGTSEVNLLEMTGAYAVFANRGEGVWPYAITEVQDRSGNLLYQREGSGPGRIVAPRYVLQMQDIMAAVVDWGTAKAGQIGRPAAGKTGTTQDYRDAWFIGFTAELVTGVWVGNDDGHPMKKVAGSGLPVKIWQGFMAAALEKELPRPLPWPGGDEPLVAGVPDGSATTASAAGGTSSGIIVAPDPVTAAKETGNDSFADFIQRLVNQRENKK; encoded by the coding sequence ATGGCGGGTCGCGGCAGGAAGAAGGACAGCGGGCAGAAGGCGAAGCGGAAGGGCGGCGGCAGCTGGCGGGAGCGCCACGGCCTGCTGCTGGGCTTCGCCAAATGGGGCCTGGTGGGGGCGGTCTGGAGCTTCTTCCTCGGCCTCTGCTTCGTCGGCTGGCTCGCTTACGACCTGCCCGACGTCTCGCGCCTCAACGAGATCGACCACAAGCCGAGCGTGACGCTGCTCGCTTCCGACGGCACGATCCTCGCCTCCTTCGGCGACCTCTACGGCAAGCCCGTCACGCTCAAGGAGCTGCCGGGCTATCTGCCCCAGGCGGTGATCGCGACCGAGGACCGGCGCTTCTACAGCCATTTCGGGCTCGATCTGCGCGGTCTCGCGCGCGCGGTCTATGTCAACCTGCGCTCGGGCGCCTGGGTCCAGGGCGGCAGCACCATCACGCAGCAGCTGGCGAAGAACGTGTTCCTGACGCCGGCGCGCACGCTGCGCCGCAAAGGCCAGGAGGTGCTGCTGGCCCTCTGGCTCGAGCATAACTTCACCAAGGACCAGATCCTCGAGCTCTATCTCAACCGTGTCTATTTCGGTGCCGGCACCTATGGCGTCGATGCCGCGGCCCGGCGCTATTTCGGCAAGCCCGCCTCGCAGGTGACGCGCTACGAGGCGGCGCTGCTGGCGGGCCTCCTGAAGGCGCCCTCGCGCTACAGCCCCTTCAACGACCGCGATCTCGCGCAGGCGCGCGCCAAGCTCGTGCTCTCGAACATGGTCGCCGCCGACTACCTGACCCAGGACGAGGCCGACGCGGTCGTGGCCGAGGGCTTCGGCCACAACACGCCCGCGCGCAGCGGGCCGCTGGGCCAATATTTCGCCGACTGGGTGCTGGACCAGCTCCCCAGCTTCGTCGGCTATTCCGACCGCGATCTGGTGGTGACGACGACGCTCGACCCGGTGCTGCAGCGCCAGGCCGAGGGCAAGCTTTCCGAGATTCTCACCAAGGACGGCCCGCCCCAGGATGCGAGCGAGGCGGCGCTGGTCTCGATGACGCCCGAGGGCGCGGTCAAGGCCATGGTCGGCGGGCTCGACTATGGCAGCACGCAGTTCAACCGCGCCACCCAGGCGCAGCGCCAGCCGGGCTCGGCCTTCAAGCCGTTCCTGTTCCTGACGGCCTTCGAGAACGGCTTCGATCCGGACAGCCATTTCACCGACGCGCCGGTCTCGATCGGCAACTGGAAGCCCGACAACTACAACGACCGCTATTACGGCGACGTGACCCTGCGCGAGGCCTTCGCGCGCTCGCTCAACAGCGTCGCGGCGCAGCTGATCCAGCGCGTCGGGCCGAAACGCGTGGCCGCGACCGCCGAGCGCCTCGGCATCTCCAGCAAGCTGATGGCGACGCCGAGCCTGGCGCTCGGCACCAGCGAGGTGAACCTGCTGGAGATGACGGGCGCCTATGCCGTCTTCGCCAATCGCGGCGAAGGCGTGTGGCCCTATGCCATCACGGAAGTTCAGGACCGGAGCGGAAACCTGCTCTACCAGCGCGAAGGCTCGGGGCCGGGGCGCATCGTGGCGCCGCGCTATGTGCTGCAGATGCAGGACATCATGGCGGCGGTGGTCGATTGGGGCACCGCCAAGGCCGGTCAGATCGGTAGGCCCGCCGCCGGCAAGACCGGCACCACGCAGGATTACCGCGACGCCTGGTTCATCGGCTTCACGGCCGAGCTCGTCACCGGCGTGTGGGTCGGCAACGACGACGGCCATCCCATGAAGAAGGTCGCGGGCAGCGGCCTGCCGGTGAAGATCTGGCAGGGCTTCATGGCGGCGGCGCTGGAGAAGGAACTGCCGCGCCCGCTGCCCTGGCCGGGCGGCGACGAGCCGCTGGTGGCGGGCGTGCCCGACGGATCGGCGACGACGGCGTCGGCTGCCGGCGGCACCTCCTCCGGCATCATCGTGGCACCCGACCCGGTGACGGCGGCCAAGGAGACCGGCAACGATTCCTTCGCCGACTTCATCCAGCGGCTGGTGAACCAGCGCGAAAACAAGAAATAA
- a CDS encoding ABC transporter permease has translation MTAPLDLARQPFLVASALIVALLAVGEAISPGFAAPQQILRLLIVAALLGIVAAGQNLVILGGREGIDLSVGGVVSLSAIVAGNLMNGADAGIPLAVVACLATGALFGIANGLGVTLLRIPPLVMTLGMLGVLQGLLVVVRQGIPSGRAAPALSEFVTRSLLLGVPGIIWLWLLIGIVMVLLLTRTVFGHRIYAIGSNERAAYMTGVPVKRVRIALFTLSGMFSAIAGVCLLGYSGSSFANVGELYILPSIIAVVLGGTPLSGGKGGYPGTMAGALLLVILQSILTTVNIAESGRQMVFGAALLVLMLFYGRGRAMRA, from the coding sequence ATGACGGCGCCCCTGGATCTCGCGAGGCAGCCGTTCCTGGTCGCATCGGCGCTGATCGTGGCGCTCCTCGCCGTCGGCGAGGCGATCTCCCCGGGCTTCGCCGCACCGCAGCAGATCCTGCGGCTGCTCATCGTGGCGGCCCTCCTCGGCATCGTGGCCGCGGGTCAGAACCTGGTCATCCTCGGCGGGCGCGAAGGCATCGATCTCTCGGTCGGCGGCGTCGTATCGCTGTCCGCGATCGTCGCCGGCAATCTGATGAACGGCGCCGATGCGGGCATCCCCCTGGCCGTGGTCGCTTGCCTGGCGACGGGCGCGCTGTTCGGGATCGCCAACGGGCTCGGCGTGACGCTGCTGCGGATTCCGCCTTTGGTGATGACGCTCGGCATGCTGGGCGTTCTGCAGGGCCTGCTGGTCGTGGTCCGGCAAGGCATCCCGTCGGGGCGCGCCGCACCGGCGCTGTCGGAGTTCGTCACACGGTCCCTTCTTCTCGGTGTCCCGGGGATCATCTGGCTCTGGCTGCTGATCGGTATCGTCATGGTGCTGCTTCTGACCCGCACGGTCTTCGGTCATCGCATCTATGCGATCGGCTCCAACGAGCGGGCGGCCTATATGACGGGCGTGCCCGTCAAGCGCGTCCGGATCGCGCTTTTCACGCTGTCGGGCATGTTCTCGGCCATCGCCGGCGTCTGCCTGCTGGGATATTCGGGTTCCTCCTTCGCCAATGTCGGCGAGCTCTATATCCTCCCCTCCATCATCGCGGTGGTCCTCGGCGGAACGCCCTTGTCCGGCGGCAAAGGCGGCTATCCCGGCACCATGGCCGGTGCCTTGCTGCTCGTCATCCTGCAGAGCATCCTGACGACCGTGAACATTGCCGAATCCGGCCGCCAGATGGTGTTCGGCGCGGCGCTCCTGGTGCTGATGCTCTTCTATGGACGCGGGAGGGCGATGCGCGCGTGA
- a CDS encoding O-linked N-acetylglucosamine transferase family protein, translating into MIKSNDPLGGARRALAAGQVAQALDIVEARIRAAPQDAAALHLKGLILFRRGLLSAGEAALQSAARQAPQNATVLGDLGRIQAAQGAFSDAAASFRRAIAIDPRALAEREDLGTALCCLEQFDEGAREYEAVLRQAPGRAVTMLRLARVRVRQNQAEEARRLAREAMRIEPRLAGKAIFMMGQAAMIEEQHEEAERDFTRAIEAGEDSAELLLWRARARHRQDKLELAFADAQAAAKRPGGSGEAELLAARIAAKRGDISTAAALGKAAVASRPTSFRTRWIAANLLAPVLDHESDVAIERRHWREAIGAAAADLRLDNPERINEAVTAVQEVTNFHLHYRGVENRSEQELYGGVLTRVAAARWPDLAERPRRTGRPRAGGRRPRVGFLSAFLNEHTIWKIWSGWITDSSAAIEKYVYYPARREDPGFTDMVRAAADHWRQETDIARLAATIAADQLDVLIYLDHGMVLELQLLAALPLAPVQANALGHPITSGMASFTHALSSARMEPADGERHYSEALVRLSGSGSRYGWAKLARQIENAPPPPAERDASRVRFLCAQNLSKYLPQHDGLLASIAAALPAAEFHFLGENTGRVERLQGRLARAFAALGLDAENHLRFHGYLKPAGFFRLNLDCDVFLDTVLWSGNNTAHEATACGLPIVTWPGPEMRGRHSFALLSMMGMEETIAGSADEYVDLAVALGRNPEHRRHLRQEIERRRPAIYDDPAPIADLERFIFEQVEGRD; encoded by the coding sequence ATGATCAAGTCCAACGACCCGCTGGGCGGGGCCCGCCGGGCGCTGGCGGCGGGACAAGTGGCGCAGGCGCTCGATATCGTCGAGGCCCGGATCAGGGCGGCTCCGCAAGACGCGGCAGCCCTGCATCTCAAGGGGCTGATCCTGTTCAGGCGCGGATTGCTGTCGGCGGGCGAAGCGGCGCTGCAATCCGCGGCGCGCCAGGCGCCGCAGAACGCGACCGTCCTCGGCGATCTGGGGCGCATCCAGGCGGCACAAGGCGCCTTTTCCGACGCGGCGGCGAGCTTCCGGCGGGCGATCGCGATCGATCCGCGGGCGCTGGCCGAGCGCGAGGATCTCGGCACCGCGCTCTGCTGCCTCGAGCAGTTCGACGAGGGCGCCCGCGAGTACGAGGCCGTGTTGCGGCAGGCGCCCGGCCGCGCCGTCACGATGCTCCGGCTGGCGCGCGTGCGCGTGCGGCAGAACCAGGCGGAAGAAGCGCGCCGGCTGGCCCGGGAGGCGATGCGGATCGAACCGCGCCTGGCCGGCAAGGCCATCTTCATGATGGGCCAGGCCGCGATGATCGAAGAGCAGCACGAAGAGGCGGAACGCGATTTCACCCGTGCCATCGAGGCCGGCGAAGACAGCGCCGAGCTGCTGCTCTGGCGCGCCCGCGCGCGCCATCGGCAGGACAAGCTGGAGCTGGCCTTCGCCGACGCCCAGGCCGCGGCGAAGCGGCCCGGCGGTTCGGGCGAAGCCGAGCTGCTGGCAGCGCGCATCGCCGCCAAGCGCGGCGACATTTCGACTGCTGCCGCGCTGGGCAAGGCCGCGGTGGCGTCGAGGCCGACGAGCTTTCGGACGCGCTGGATCGCGGCCAATCTGCTGGCGCCGGTGCTCGATCATGAATCCGATGTGGCGATCGAGCGCCGGCACTGGCGCGAGGCAATCGGTGCCGCCGCTGCCGATCTCAGGCTCGACAACCCCGAACGCATCAACGAGGCGGTGACGGCCGTCCAGGAAGTCACGAACTTCCATCTCCATTACCGCGGCGTCGAGAACAGGAGCGAGCAGGAGCTCTATGGCGGCGTGCTGACGCGGGTCGCGGCCGCGCGGTGGCCCGACCTGGCCGAACGCCCGCGGCGGACGGGACGGCCGCGCGCGGGCGGACGGCGGCCGCGCGTCGGATTCCTCTCCGCCTTTCTCAACGAGCATACGATCTGGAAGATCTGGTCGGGCTGGATCACGGACAGCAGCGCGGCGATCGAGAAGTACGTCTATTACCCGGCGCGCCGCGAGGATCCCGGCTTTACCGATATGGTCCGCGCAGCGGCCGATCACTGGCGCCAGGAAACGGATATCGCCCGGCTGGCGGCAACGATCGCGGCGGACCAGCTCGACGTCCTGATCTATCTCGATCACGGCATGGTGCTGGAGCTGCAGCTCCTGGCGGCACTGCCGCTGGCGCCCGTGCAGGCCAACGCCCTGGGCCACCCGATCACCTCCGGCATGGCGAGCTTCACCCATGCGCTCAGCAGCGCGCGGATGGAGCCGGCGGACGGCGAGCGTCACTACAGCGAGGCCCTGGTGCGGCTGTCGGGCAGCGGCTCCCGCTATGGCTGGGCCAAGCTGGCCCGGCAGATCGAGAACGCGCCGCCGCCGCCCGCCGAGCGGGATGCCTCGCGCGTGCGGTTCCTGTGTGCCCAGAATCTCTCCAAATATCTGCCGCAGCATGATGGATTGCTGGCCAGCATCGCGGCGGCGCTGCCGGCGGCCGAGTTCCATTTTCTCGGCGAGAACACGGGCCGCGTGGAGCGGCTCCAAGGCCGCCTCGCCCGGGCCTTCGCCGCGCTCGGGCTCGATGCCGAGAACCACTTGCGGTTCCACGGCTATCTCAAGCCCGCGGGCTTCTTCCGCCTCAATCTCGATTGCGACGTCTTTCTCGACACCGTGCTCTGGTCCGGCAACAACACCGCCCACGAGGCGACCGCCTGCGGCCTTCCGATCGTGACCTGGCCCGGCCCCGAGATGCGAGGACGCCACTCCTTCGCGCTGCTCTCCATGATGGGGATGGAGGAGACGATCGCCGGCAGCGCGGACGAGTATGTCGACCTGGCCGTGGCGCTGGGCCGGAATCCGGAGCACCGTCGCCATCTGCGCCAGGAGATCGAGCGGCGCCGGCCCGCCATCTACGACGATCCCGCGCCGATCGCCGACCTCGAGCGGTTCATCTTCGAGCAGGTCGAAGGACGGGATTGA
- a CDS encoding GNAT family N-acetyltransferase translates to MTNRAFHIRAAGPRDGEAMARMCAALAAHEGAGTPAFTAEDFRRHGCGSEALFAGLIAERDGRPVGYALHMRDYDTDRLIRCVHVLDLFVENTARGGGIGRALMAASAAAGKAYGAKMAYWGVLASNPLARGFYRSIGGVENLGMTLWGVEEAGFAALCRQPPPAGIALRAGRLADVPALGRFLAGLFADMKEPPPPEIETRLARDGFGAASFFETLIAERGAEPLGYAMFWPTYETQEAETVITLSDLYVLPEARGLGIGSALMGEAARQGRRRGWNGMWWPVFTSNEPARRYYARFAVEDTTALYCTLDGDGFERLAAEASPLPP, encoded by the coding sequence ATGACGAATCGGGCTTTTCATATCCGCGCGGCGGGGCCGCGGGACGGCGAGGCGATGGCGCGGATGTGCGCCGCGCTCGCGGCTCATGAGGGCGCGGGAACGCCGGCCTTCACGGCGGAGGATTTCCGCCGACATGGCTGCGGGTCCGAGGCGCTGTTCGCAGGGCTGATCGCCGAGCGGGACGGCAGGCCGGTGGGCTATGCGCTGCATATGCGGGACTACGATACCGACCGGTTGATACGCTGCGTCCATGTGCTCGATCTTTTTGTCGAAAACACGGCGCGCGGCGGTGGCATCGGCCGGGCGCTGATGGCGGCCTCGGCGGCGGCCGGTAAGGCTTATGGCGCAAAGATGGCCTATTGGGGCGTGCTCGCAAGCAATCCCTTGGCCCGCGGCTTCTACCGCTCGATCGGCGGCGTCGAGAATCTCGGGATGACGCTCTGGGGCGTCGAGGAGGCGGGCTTCGCGGCGCTCTGCCGGCAGCCCCCGCCCGCAGGCATCGCGCTGCGCGCCGGCCGCCTCGCGGATGTCCCGGCCCTGGGCCGCTTTCTCGCCGGGCTCTTCGCCGACATGAAGGAACCGCCGCCGCCCGAGATCGAGACGCGGCTCGCCCGCGACGGTTTCGGCGCGGCGTCCTTCTTCGAGACCTTGATCGCGGAGCGCGGGGCCGAGCCCCTGGGCTACGCCATGTTCTGGCCCACCTACGAGACGCAGGAGGCCGAGACCGTCATCACCCTCTCCGACCTTTACGTGTTGCCGGAAGCGCGGGGGCTCGGCATCGGCAGCGCGCTGATGGGCGAGGCCGCCCGGCAGGGACGGCGGCGCGGCTGGAACGGCATGTGGTGGCCGGTCTTCACGTCGAACGAGCCGGCGCGGCGCTACTACGCACGCTTCGCCGTCGAGGATACGACCGCGCTCTATTGCACGCTCGATGGCGACGGCTTCGAGCGGCTGGCGGCCGAGGCGTCGCCCTTGCCGCCATGA
- a CDS encoding sugar ABC transporter ATP-binding protein, translated as MSKLKLGGVSKTYGATVALRRGDLEVEAGEVHVLIGSNGSGKSTLCKIVAGSVRPDSGEVLLDEKPVDISGPGAARALGIGIFYQELSLAAHRTVEENICLPDLPRKAGFFVDREALSRKAARYIAMFEGVAGEGFAAEATMENLRPDQRQLVEIMKALASEAPILILDEPTSALDRSQVDRFFEILRRLKGEGRAIIFISHRMDEIFAIGDRVTVIRDGLTVGTSRIPDTNPAAVIRLMVGEQEALVAPAPAAAGAGVGAPVLSVRELAGPGFSQVAFEVGRGEILGFGGLHGQGQSAVLRALFGALPRISGDIALGGERFAPRAPRDAIRRGVAYVSGDRRRDGVIQGRPIIENLMPVHFLRGRQLIARPADLQAKAKPAVEALHTKLARLGDPIGALSGGNQQKIVIARWLIDRPDVLLLDDPTKGIDLSAKADLFALIRKLAAEGLGIVLYSSEDAELLANADRILVFNGGRVTRELTGPERTRYNLYQAAYEAA; from the coding sequence AAGACTTACGGCGCCACCGTGGCGCTCCGTCGCGGCGATCTCGAGGTCGAGGCGGGCGAGGTCCATGTTCTGATCGGCTCGAACGGCTCGGGCAAGAGCACGCTCTGCAAGATCGTCGCCGGCAGCGTTCGTCCCGATTCCGGCGAGGTGCTGCTCGACGAGAAGCCCGTCGATATTTCTGGGCCCGGGGCGGCGCGGGCGCTGGGAATCGGCATCTTCTACCAGGAGCTCAGCCTCGCCGCCCATCGCACGGTCGAGGAAAACATCTGCCTGCCCGACCTGCCGAGGAAAGCCGGCTTCTTTGTCGATCGCGAGGCGCTGTCGCGGAAGGCCGCGCGCTATATCGCCATGTTCGAAGGAGTGGCCGGCGAGGGCTTTGCGGCCGAGGCGACCATGGAGAACCTTCGCCCCGACCAGCGCCAGCTCGTCGAGATCATGAAGGCGCTCGCCAGCGAAGCGCCCATCCTCATCCTCGACGAGCCGACCTCCGCCCTCGATCGATCGCAAGTCGACCGCTTCTTCGAGATTCTGCGCCGGCTCAAGGGCGAAGGCCGCGCCATCATCTTCATCTCGCACCGCATGGACGAGATTTTCGCCATCGGCGACCGGGTGACGGTGATTCGCGACGGCCTCACCGTCGGCACCTCGCGCATTCCCGACACCAATCCCGCCGCCGTCATCCGGCTGATGGTGGGCGAGCAGGAGGCGCTCGTCGCGCCCGCCCCCGCCGCCGCGGGCGCGGGCGTCGGCGCCCCCGTGCTTTCGGTGCGCGAGCTGGCGGGCCCGGGCTTCTCCCAGGTCGCGTTCGAGGTCGGCCGGGGCGAGATTCTGGGTTTCGGCGGGCTGCATGGGCAGGGCCAGTCGGCTGTCCTGCGCGCCCTCTTCGGGGCCTTGCCGCGCATCTCGGGCGACATCGCGCTCGGGGGCGAACGGTTCGCGCCCAGGGCGCCCCGCGATGCGATCCGCCGCGGTGTCGCCTATGTCTCCGGTGATCGCCGGCGGGATGGCGTCATCCAGGGCCGCCCCATCATCGAGAACCTCATGCCGGTTCATTTTCTGCGCGGCAGGCAGCTCATCGCCCGACCCGCAGACCTGCAGGCCAAGGCGAAGCCGGCGGTCGAAGCCCTGCATACCAAGCTCGCCCGCCTCGGCGATCCCATCGGCGCGTTGTCGGGCGGAAACCAGCAGAAGATCGTCATCGCGCGCTGGCTGATCGACCGGCCGGACGTGCTTCTTCTCGACGATCCGACCAAGGGCATCGACCTGTCGGCCAAGGCCGATCTCTTCGCCTTGATTCGAAAGCTCGCGGCCGAAGGACTCGGCATCGTCCTCTATTCGTCGGAAGATGCCGAGCTCCTCGCCAATGCCGACCGTATCCTGGTCTTCAATGGCGGGCGGGTGACTCGCGAGCTGACCGGCCCGGAGCGCACGCGCTACAACCTCTATCAAGCCGCATACGAGGCTGCATGA
- a CDS encoding Gfo/Idh/MocA family protein encodes MTDFPKDKLRVGFVGSGFIAHFHLRAMLGVRHVEVTGVHSRKPENRARVVAAAAELGLGRCRAHDSLESLFRAEDVDAIWILSPNDTRLAVMRRLHAEVKAGRSKAFAVACEKPLARTVAEAREMLHLAEDAGLNHGYLENQVFATPVQRGKEIIWRRAALATGRPYLARAAEEHSGPHEPWFWQGDKQGGGVLSDMMCHSVEVARHLLTEPGAPRGSLKVRSVNGTVANLKWTRPHYADQLRERFGAEVDYRNRPAEDFARANISLEDGDGNPLMIEATTSWAYVGAGLRIQLELLGPEYAMEFNSLGTGLKIFMSRAVTGRQGEDLVEKQNAEQGLMPVLEDETGVYGYTDENRHMVECFRKGKTPLETFHDGLAVVELLMGLYKSAETGRTVTFPDPELETYIPVVARPSIRP; translated from the coding sequence ATGACGGATTTTCCGAAGGACAAGCTGCGCGTCGGCTTCGTCGGCAGCGGCTTCATCGCCCATTTCCACCTGAGGGCCATGCTGGGCGTGCGCCATGTCGAGGTGACCGGCGTCCACAGCCGCAAGCCGGAGAACCGCGCGCGCGTCGTCGCGGCGGCAGCCGAGCTGGGGCTTGGGCGCTGCCGCGCCCATGACAGCCTCGAATCGCTGTTCCGGGCGGAGGATGTCGACGCGATCTGGATCCTGTCGCCCAACGATACGCGGCTCGCCGTGATGCGCCGGCTCCATGCCGAGGTCAAGGCCGGGCGGTCGAAGGCATTCGCGGTGGCCTGCGAGAAGCCGCTTGCGCGCACGGTGGCGGAGGCCCGCGAGATGCTGCATCTCGCGGAGGATGCCGGCCTGAACCATGGCTATCTGGAGAACCAGGTGTTCGCGACGCCGGTGCAGCGCGGCAAGGAGATCATCTGGCGACGCGCCGCCTTGGCCACCGGCCGCCCCTATCTGGCGCGGGCGGCGGAAGAACATTCCGGCCCCCACGAGCCCTGGTTCTGGCAGGGCGACAAGCAGGGCGGTGGCGTGCTTTCCGACATGATGTGCCACAGCGTCGAGGTCGCACGCCATCTCTTGACGGAACCCGGCGCGCCGCGCGGATCGCTGAAGGTCAGATCCGTCAACGGCACCGTCGCCAATCTCAAATGGACCCGGCCGCATTATGCGGATCAGCTCCGGGAGCGTTTCGGTGCCGAGGTGGATTACCGCAACCGTCCGGCAGAGGATTTCGCGAGGGCCAACATCTCGCTCGAGGATGGCGACGGCAATCCGTTGATGATCGAGGCGACCACCTCCTGGGCCTATGTCGGCGCCGGCCTGCGCATCCAGCTCGAGCTGCTGGGCCCTGAATATGCGATGGAGTTCAACTCGCTGGGGACGGGCCTGAAGATCTTCATGTCGCGTGCCGTGACCGGCCGGCAGGGCGAGGATCTGGTCGAGAAGCAGAACGCCGAACAGGGCCTGATGCCGGTGCTGGAAGACGAGACCGGCGTCTATGGCTATACCGACGAGAACCGTCACATGGTCGAGTGCTTCCGCAAGGGGAAGACGCCGCTCGAGACCTTCCATGACGGGCTGGCCGTGGTCGAGCTGCTCATGGGGCTCTACAAGTCGGCCGAGACAGGTCGGACGGTCACTTTCCCCGACCCGGAGCTGGAGACCTACATACCCGTGGTGGCACGGCCGTCGATCCGGCCCTGA
- a CDS encoding ABC transporter permease encodes MAAVAAAPSRGIDRVRRAFQRFPFLPALIILVALLLLNGLYQPRSVSFIGITGLVKTYLALMLLSVAQTYVVYAGDIDLSAGAIVSLVNVVIVVLMEQWGGGGFAVLGAIGIGLCVGLGCGIVNGIAVAALRLQAIVATFATSIFFAGLALYVLPVAGDPAPAAFWRTYGGKFFGIPFVFYAAVLLALVLYGLARMRLSTQLLAVGDDPQAAFQSGLPVTAIRIKGYALCGLFAGLAALCVTGDTASGDPLVGGKMTLFSIAAVVLGGSALSGGFGAVTGSVLGALIIGLINSLVYFVGTPSEWQNLVQGLAILIALMAGVVVGRKARA; translated from the coding sequence ATGGCTGCGGTCGCGGCGGCGCCGTCCCGCGGGATCGATCGCGTGAGGCGCGCCTTCCAGCGCTTTCCGTTCCTGCCGGCGCTCATCATCCTCGTCGCCCTGCTTCTCCTGAACGGCCTCTATCAGCCGCGCAGCGTTAGTTTCATCGGCATCACGGGGCTGGTGAAAACCTATCTCGCCCTCATGCTGCTGTCGGTCGCGCAGACCTATGTGGTCTATGCGGGCGACATCGATCTATCGGCCGGCGCGATCGTCTCGCTGGTGAACGTCGTCATCGTCGTTCTCATGGAGCAGTGGGGCGGCGGCGGATTTGCGGTGCTGGGAGCGATCGGCATCGGGCTTTGCGTCGGGCTGGGTTGCGGCATCGTCAACGGCATCGCCGTCGCGGCCCTCCGGCTGCAGGCGATCGTCGCCACCTTCGCGACATCGATCTTCTTTGCCGGATTGGCGCTTTATGTGCTCCCGGTCGCCGGCGATCCCGCCCCGGCCGCGTTCTGGCGCACCTATGGCGGAAAATTCTTCGGGATACCGTTCGTGTTCTACGCAGCGGTCCTGCTGGCCCTTGTGCTTTACGGGCTGGCACGGATGCGTCTGTCGACGCAGCTGCTCGCCGTCGGCGACGATCCGCAGGCGGCCTTTCAGAGCGGCCTGCCGGTGACCGCCATCCGCATCAAGGGCTACGCGCTCTGCGGATTGTTCGCAGGCCTCGCGGCCCTCTGCGTGACCGGCGACACGGCGAGCGGCGACCCGCTCGTCGGCGGCAAGATGACATTGTTCTCCATCGCGGCCGTGGTGCTCGGCGGCAGCGCGCTGTCGGGCGGTTTCGGGGCGGTCACGGGATCGGTCCTGGGCGCGCTGATCATCGGCCTGATCAATTCGCTGGTCTATTTCGTCGGCACGCCGTCGGAATGGCAGAATCTCGTGCAGGGCCTGGCCATCCTGATCGCCCTGATGGCCGGCGTCGTCGTCGGGCGGAAGGCGCGGGCATGA
- a CDS encoding GNAT family N-acetyltransferase translates to MRRTPDEPFPVATPFSGSGTIRPVRPDDIDALIELFRAAVRRVAGRDYTPAQLLAWAPDQIDRDPWIARYERRPAWVAALGGRPVGFSDLEPDGHLDMMYVHPDHQGRGIATALLAQVEQAAHEQGIDNLYTHASLTARPFFERRGFMLIRQQTITVRGQGFTNFRMEKPLGLP, encoded by the coding sequence ATGCGCAGGACCCCGGACGAGCCATTCCCTGTCGCCACGCCCTTCTCCGGAAGCGGCACGATCCGGCCTGTCCGGCCGGACGACATCGACGCGCTGATCGAGCTCTTCCGCGCCGCCGTCCGGCGCGTGGCGGGCCGCGACTACACGCCGGCCCAGCTCCTGGCCTGGGCACCCGACCAGATCGACCGCGATCCCTGGATCGCGCGCTATGAGCGCCGGCCGGCCTGGGTGGCGGCGCTCGGCGGCCGGCCGGTCGGCTTCAGCGACCTCGAGCCTGACGGCCATCTCGACATGATGTATGTGCATCCTGACCATCAGGGCCGCGGCATCGCCACGGCGCTCCTGGCGCAGGTCGAGCAGGCCGCGCACGAGCAGGGGATCGACAACCTCTATACCCATGCGAGCCTCACCGCCCGGCCCTTCTTCGAGCGGCGCGGCTTCATGCTGATCCGGCAGCAGACGATCACCGTGCGCGGCCAGGGCTTCACGAACTTCCGGATGGAGAAGCCGCTCGGCCTCCCGTGA